The Oryza sativa Japonica Group chromosome 11, ASM3414082v1 DNA window ACAAGTCAAAAATTGGACAAACTACAGAATGCAGAGTATAAGAACAACTCACATTGTTTTGATCAACATCTTTAATCATATCCTCAAGGTGAAGATCATCAAGGCCAAATTCGCGGCATGCTTGTGACAGCTCATCAATAGTTATGAAACCACTTCCATCTTTGTCGAAAAATGAGAATGCTGATACTAAGTTTTCCTCCCTCTCTAGCTTATTCATGTGGAGAGTAGCAGCAATGAATTCACCATAGTCGATGGTTCCACTGTTGTCGATATCAGCCTGAAACAAATGAACATATTACAATTTAGCAAAAGCAGCAAGACATGCTATCTTAAATCTTAATACAAAACACCTTTCTTTCCTAGTgaaggatttttcttttccattttaGCAAAGGCAAGAGAGATGCCGagatgtaaattacgagacataAAAATTACAGCATGCAAGAAATACAAAATGCTGAGGATCAGAAGGCCCCTGCAAGTTACATTTCCCTGAAGGATCAACTAACAAAGAAGCACTTACCGCTTCCATTAAAGCCTGGATTTCATGTTCTGTTAATTCTGAACCCACCCTTTTCAAGCCCTCTTTCAGCTCATCAAAAGTTATAGTTCCACTATCGTCAGTATCAATCATTTTGAATAGCTCCTTTAGTCCTCCAATCTCTTCCTCAGACAGGCTTTCAGCAATAACCTGCAAAATGAAAGATACTTAACAATATGTAAAGAGCTCAAGATGATCATTGCATGTTTCACAAGCTAGATCGAGcatttcaaaagaaaagaaaaactacgaTGCCTATAATGCATTAAGTGTCTGGGCTGCCAAGGAAACAGGTTTCGTGTAGCCCCAAACAAATGTCAGAAAGAATCAGTTTGCTACATCATCTTAGTTAACATTGACCTGAACAGAATAGTTACTGGATATATTCCAAATGAACCTGGGTTCAAACAAAGGTGGTGTCAATGGATGAAAAGAGGCATCATGATTCAAGAGATCAGATAGCTCTCTCTACTAAAAATGCACATGGTTGTAGAATATATCAacacttaattattttttgaATTCCACAGATGCAAGACTTTTATAAGTAAATGAAGTTAACAGTGAGATTCATTTCCTACAAACAAATCAGGGGAGAAAATGAGACTTGTCAGGTGCCTTTCATATATGAGGCAAACAAGGTCAACCTGAGAGTAATTGAAATAAGCAAATAATTGAATCACAAACTTATAGACAAATCTCCGTACCCTCAATGCCATCTTCTTGAGCTTGTTCATTGCCGAAAAGTGCTTCAGTCTTGACAAAACAGCAGAATCAATAGGCTTGTCAGGTGCCACAGCATCATCAACAATCCATGGATGACCTGGAATAGGCAATGCCATCACAAGGAGAAAAAAGAAGACATCCTACCTATGTCATATTTAAGCAAAGCAGACCTATGGCGAGTAAGAGTAGGAAACAGGGTTGACTTACAGAGAACCTCATGGGCTGTAAGTCTCTTTGTAGGATCCCGGCAAAGCATATTACGGACTAGATCTTTAGCACTGTCAGAGATGCTAGGCCAGGGTTCAGATTCAAAATCAAGTTTGCCTCGTAGAATCTGCCTGAAAATTCCAGCTTCAGTTTCTGCAAGGCAAGAGACAATATGACAATGGAAACGTGAGAATTTGGAGGGACCTACTAATTTAGTTGTTTAGTGGCAAATAATTTACCTGCCCAAAATGGTGGAACACCACATAGCAAAATGTAAAGAATTACCCCAGCACTCCAGACATCAGATTCTGGACCATAGCATTTCTGAAGTACCTCAGGTGCAACATAATAGGGGCTCCCAACAACATCAGAGAACTTATCACCTGAGGAAATGAAAATCAGAGTTTCATAAACTTAACATGACTCATACAGCATTCCTGACAAGATCCAAGTCAAAATACACAGTACAGATACAAACAAATAAGGAACAACAACAATGGCGATGGTGGTAGCAGTAGGTATGACACTGCATTTCACATCATCTTCCTAAATTAGGCAATTTGCAACCAATCTCATGTCCAACAATACATAACACTACCATTGAACTAGACTTAGCTGAATAGTGACTACATGGAGACAAAGATACCTCTTCCCTACCCATTTTAAGGTTACATAACGTAATCATAAGAGCACTTAAATACTTAATGGTTCCTTGCGAAAATTACCAGCTGGCAACTATCACaatatcataaaaaatatttgacatgcattaaaaagttcaaatgaGATAAACCACAAAAGCAGTACTATTGCCATTTACATCAAAGTTACTAGTACTAGGATGTAGGAACTGTTTGTGGTATTCCTTTTCTCAAAAATGGACTAACTTGCACAGATTGAGTTTCCAGCTAGAACCCAAGAACGTTTCAATTCCCTCTCCCATTATCATATCAATGTCATACCACACACATATCTCAGCCTCATTTATTCAAACCCAAAACCCAATGTATGAGTGCAGACCAGGGTGTAACAGAAGGACAGATGGGCCACAAGTAAGTAAGAATCTAGCAGACAAGTAAGCTGTCTTCCAGCAAAATGAACAATGTATGCAAGAACTATTGCTGAGTTCAATTAATCTGAAGACAGCCAAATGAACAATGTATGAAAGAACTATTACTAAGCTTAATTGATTCAACCAAGGCAAGCTATAAACAAAGCTCCGACTTAGTCATTTGAATGCAACATAAGCAGTACACAATTTTAATGCAAACACATGAACAATAACAACAACGAATTGCTTACCAAAATGAGCAAATGTGAAACTAAGAAACCACACATACCAGGCTTGTAGAACATGGAGAGGCCGAAATCAGTGGCCTTGAGGGGGGCGTCCTCGGCGGCGCTGGCGAAGAGGAAGTTCTCGGGCTTGAGGTCCCGGTGCATGACGCCGAGCGAGTGGCATccctcgacgacggcgacgatggtgcGGATGagctgcgcggcggcgcgctcggTGTAGTGGCCCTTGGCGACGATGCGGTCgaagagctcgccgccggcgcagagCTCCATGACGATGTGGACGAACAGCGCGTCCTCGTAGGCGCCGCGGATGCGGACGACGTTGGGGTGCTCGGAGAGGTGGTGCATGATCTGGATCTCGCGCCACACGTCCTCGTAGTCCTCCCGGCACAGCAGCTTCCGCTTGGGGATGGACTTGCACGCgaactcgccgccgctcgccttgTCCACGCACAGGTACGTCGTCCCGAACTGCCCCTGCCCGAGCTTCTTCCCGATGCGGTAGTGGTCGCGCACGTTCGCCGTCTTGTGCGGCAGCACCGACACCGGccgacctcccgccgccgtcaccggcggcggcgccagcttcGCCTTCGCATTggcgttgccgtcgccgccgctcccgctcggGTCCGGCTGCATTGGCGGCGACCCCAGATCAAGAACCGTACGGACTACGGACACCCAAGCTTCTTGCCTTGTAGCGCTCTCCCTGAAATCAAAGAATCGAAGAGAAGCTAATGAattcgagagagagaggagacgcGATCAAGAACCAATCGAGAAACGGAAGCTCATTTACCCCTCTCCAGAAATCCCACCGCTTTGCCCACCCCGGGATTTCtacggaagaagaagaagacacggAATTCGGGATCTTGGATTTCACACTCGGGCGATTCTCgaaggagaggaagaaagaaagaaaaaacgaaCCAAGAAACCGAGCTTTATGGGAGGTTTATGGCCAAAAAGAGGAACAAAAAAACCGAAGAAAATCTCGCTCTCGCTATCTCAGGTGTCACTCACTCctcggaggaagaagaagaagatgcaaATCTTGCAGAAACgaaacgaaaaagaaaagaagatggGGGGATTTGGGTGTTGATCCTGCGTGGAGGTGGAGCTACAGGTTGCGCACACAAGAGGACAGGATCTTGGCGGCGTTGGGTGATGGCTCAATCCATTTctttataggatttttttctCTCGGGTGTGTGCtggtgatgacgatgacgaggaggaggaggaggagatgataAGAGTTGGAAAATCTCCGCTTTttggttggattttttttgggggttggaacttggaaatggtaaagggggaggaggaggagggtggttTGGTGAAGTATTTTTGTGAGGGCAGCCAGGTCGTATCTATgcctttttctcctcctccatggGTGTGACAAGACAAGAACGAAGgcaggaggaaggagaaggagaagatggTATGCTTGGTTGGAACCTTCTCTTcgaatttctattttctttcttgtttgttttttttttttttttttgctgttccTTACATTTTTCTTTGTGTCAACCTATTTTCTACTCACTCCGTTTGTAAATATTACGAgtcattttgaattttttttctagtcaagcttatttaggtttaactaagtttatttaaaaaattgacaatatttataatatcaagttagttttattaaatataacattgaatatattttgatgatatGAGAAAATCCTTTAGCTGGATAAGGGACGGATGTAGCCAAGTTGATCAAGGCAGTGGATTGTGAATCCACCATGCGCGGGTTCAATTCCCGTCGTTCGCCCAtcctatttatttttgttagagATATTGCTATACTTTTTTTATagatttaatcaaacttaaaaaatttgacaaaaaaaagtcaaagcttTTATAATATGAAGTGAAAAGCGTTGTCCTAAAAAGATTCAAATCGAGTAGGTTTTGTGTATGAAATTTTTAGCATTTGCTATGTAAGTTATTTTTGTCtatatcaaattttataatCCTATAAAGTTTCGTTGGAATGCCTTAAGGAAGCCGATTATAAACCGTAATGCGTATTTACGATAAAAAACAGTATGggtaaacttttatatatgtgttattagcaatttaaaagacaatattaaaaaataaagtacggtaaaaataaaattaactctaaaatttaaattttggttacgACGGATAAGCTGAATAGCAAATAATGGAGCTGACCTTGTGAAATATTTTTCTCTGAGTCTCTATTTCTCCATAAATTCatgtattttttctataatCTATCTATAAAGTTATTCATATGCTTTCCCTATGCTCTATGCTCTTTTATTTTGTAATTGCATTTCCAATAAACTGCTTCTCTTGGTCCTGTATATTATCAATATTATGTCCTCTCGAAAAGAGTCTTTTATGCGGAGAACAAATTTCTTTTAGTCACTGCTAGTTTTCTTCATATTTCAGCTATACTTTACTGGAATCTCGGATTTGGAATATTTCTTCAGACAATGGGTAcaaacgatttttttttcttttctctgaaCATGAGTTCACGGGAAATTGTTGCTGTATAAGGTTAGGACGACAGAGACAACAGTAGGAATccaaaggtttttttttttagataatgtccAAAGGTTTCATTGGATCCATTAGCTCTTTCTTTGTTTCGTACACTTCCCTTCTTCTTGTTTATTCTTTCCATTCCATTGCATCTTGACTCATTCCTTTGGGCAGGTGCATCTTCCTTGCCAAATGTTAATTTTCTTCAACTTTTTGTACACCAGATAAGAGCTTCAACATTTTGTACACGGTTTTCAGTAAATCAGGTATCCATCCTGTCATCATTCTGCATTTTGTGTgattaaaaaatagctaaaaaaAAGCCTACTTGACAGTACTTCTTCCAGTTTTGAAAACATTATTTTGAACATCCATATGGCCTTCAAAATGCAACCTTGACTGCTAATTTTACAGTATGTTTATATACTAGCATGTTGAAATTATAATAATCAAAATACGTCTGTACTTATAATTTTCATACTTTCAGTATAAGATGTACTAGATGTTTAgagtttttttaagtttaacctGAAACATGCTCAAAACGATGTATTTTCAAAACCGAAGTTAGTAGCACCATCCTATGATTCCTTTGAAGTCTGCTTTCGAATTTGTTTTAGAATTTTGAAGCAGTGCTATCAGACAGACATGTCATGGTTGAATGGCCGACCAACTGGTCCAAGTGTGTTTTCTTCTAGCACTGGCCCCTCTAAATAACTGTTAGTTCGTACTATTGTACTAATCAAGACCGattaagaccctgtttagatgggactaaaactttccctatcacatcggatgtttagacaatccatccataatcttagactaattcgcgagacgaatctattaagcctaattaatccatgattagtctacgtgatgctacaataaacattctctaattatagattaattaggcttaaaaaatttgtctcacaaattagctttcatttatgtaattagttttgtaagtagtctatatttaatactctaaattagtgtctaaatacagagactaaagttaagtccctgatccaaacaccacctagaCACGAATTTGTTGGGTCGGTAGGTGGGAGCTCCGATCAGAATTCAGGACCACCTAACACTATCCCAAATTCCAAATCCATGTGCAATGATAAGTTCTATTCCTCCACAAATGAATTATTTCAATCCTATGTTTTCACTAACTTCGTCATGATTTTGAtgtgaaaaaaagaaatatatctgAAATACTAGTACATAGGCATTTGCTGACATTAACCACTGAAGCAAATTAATCACACAATTGTGTACTCGTGCTAACTTTCACCCACGATTTGGCGTTCAAAATGGCAAGCTTGACAACTTTCCATGTCACAAAAATTCCTAAATAATAGCTTGACATGAATTTGTCCAAGGCTCAGTCCATCTttcagggggtgtttgggagacaTAAGTCCCTCCCCTAAGGACTTATTgtttccctctctcccaaacaccccctcagTACTCTCTTGTTGAAATGAAGTGGCTACTAATGATAGCTTGCAAGAAAGGAGGAGATGATGAAATCATGGTGCCCACAAATGGTGATAGAGATTGTGTGAGACAGTGGATGAGGACACTGAGCATGGCATTGGATTGGACCCCATTTCCATCACTGTCAACTTTGTGATCATCTACCAAACCTGCAAGGATAAACTCATGTTTTAATCAGGGATGATATATGTTCTTTGTTTATGGGAGATGATATGTATGCCTGTTAATAACTTGAGATGTTGCAAGAGGTGTGATCATCAGATCATGGACTCATTGGTGGGGTGGTTACTGTTAACCACCCTTGGTTTTCACTGAAACTGACTGATGAGTTTTCTGAGAATGAGACCTTGAGTTGCCTCTGCAACTGTTGGCAATTTCAATTTATAATGGCACAACTGAAGAAAGTGTGATGTTGAGAGATTCAGTGTAGGAACAAGCTTTAAACTTTACTTCGCACCATCTGACCACCTTTATTATTccctaaatttaaaatttaaactgaAATTCAACTATGCATGCCATCCGTCTTACGGTTCGTCGAAACCGACTTCGTCTAACGTGACAAAACTTGAAGATATTCAGAATGATTAAGGATTTGTCGCTTTTGAAATGCGCAATCAAGGGCAACTAATATTTACACGTGTAAAGTAGATCAAAAGCTTGAAAACTacgggtttttttttaaagatcagCATCCGAATTTTATGGCCAGTGCAGTCCTCTTCCATGTCTGAGACATCGTTCTCCTTCAGAGAAAATGACCCTGTACGTAATGGCCATTCATGATGCTTTTCCGCGTTACACTTGGTCAGTCACTCAAGCTAAGCAGTTGTGAATGAACACAGAAAACTTTGAAGTCAAGTAACAAGTGGTGGATCGATCTATATTCTACTTCCCGTCCCACAAAGACactatttttcagtttttagaTACAACGTTTGATTCTTCGTCTTATTAAAAGTTttctatgattagtatttttattgttattagatgataaaatatgaatattacttaatacatgactattttttttaaaaaaaattcataaatcctttaaaagaaaatccaagaaatgtCATTGACAAGCGTCCAAGTCCCAAAAATATCATCGGCAAGTGTTAGTTCCAAGAAATGTCATCATACAAAcgactttgtcccaaaaatgccatcgtcgttagggttccgtccatccTGTGCCATTAAGTTCTATAtgatgaacagtgtatttaacggtgtaaaataaatgaaaccctaacggcgatgacatttttgggacaaaatcgtttgtatGATAGTATTTcttagaactcacacttgtGTCAATGGTATTTCTGAAGttggacgcttgtcaatggcatttatTGGATTATCTCTTtctttaaataagacggacgatcagaAATAAAAAATGCAGTCTTCGTGGGACTGAGGAAGTAGACTTCAAAAGTTGAGAGTTCCAAGCTTGTTCCTGTGGGGATTGTTTAGTTGGTCAATTCAATTCCTAATCACAGTCAAACCGTGTGAGCACATTGATAAGCTTTTGACCAAACAAGTAGTGGTTTTCATAGCACTACTAGTACTTATTTTGAATTCATGTCGACAATTTACAATTTACCCAGATGTGCAAATCTAGCAATGATGGAAAAAGTGTAATcaacagaattttttttttacctactCTTCCTTGTCAGTCATGTACAGAAGGATACAAAATATGACACAGAACAATAATCGAGGGTGTAACGAGCACCACTATTTCTCACTAATTCCTGAACAGCTAAAAGAAAATGTAAGCTCAACAGATATCATAACTATGCATGCCAACTCAGAAACTGTCTGTTTCTTGAAATATACCTCTAGGACAGGGAATCAACAGGAGACAGAGTCAAGAACACACCCATCTTTTTCTGTGACATTGTTATCTTTTATTCCTTTTTGCACATGGAAGAACAGTCTGATGGAtgaaataaacttttttttccagCTAGAAAGAAACTTCACAAGAAATATCTTGCATCGCTGTTCTCAAAATAGCATAAACAGGAGCCAACTTTTAACATGGTCAAGATGGCATCGCTGTTCTCAAAATAGCATAAACAGGAGCCAACTTTTAACATGGTCAAGATGGTGACCAGAGAGAAAAGGTGAGTGCTACTGCTACACATGTTAGTAGCACTTAGCACCATCTGCCACGCACGTCTACAGCTAACCTGAAGCACTCCGCGTGGGCTAATTAAACTGAGCAGCATCTAATCTAGTCTTGTGACCCGTTCAACACGGTCATCTAGTCTTCAAAAAACTTGATCAATTTTATGCTGTCAAATATaatgaaagggaaaaaaaaactccatccACACACACAACCAATGATCCCAGGTTTCATCTCCTGAACTTTGAAACCGTTCGAGTTGCCTACTCCATCTGTTCTATAAAAAATAACCATGTTGACATATCGTTCGAGTTGCCTACTCCATCTGTTCTATAAAAAATAACCATGTTGACATATCAtagtattacgaatctggacatgtctCTGTCTAGATATCTAGTACTAATTGGCTTTTTATGGAACCGAGTGAGTACCTTAAAGATATATTTGTGTCTAGCTtgcataggctgtgtttagttcacgtcaaaatttgaagtttagttgaaattggaacgatgtgatggaaaagttagaagtttaagtgtgtaagaaagttttgatgtgatggaaaagttgaaagtttgaagaaaaagtttggaactaaacacgaccATAGTTCCACGAATGTAACtcaaacaattaaaaaaattaggccCCCCTTAAATCGTAGGAATGAGAAAAACGGGCAAAACAAAGGATTACAAAAACATATGAATGACCGGAAAGGAAATTTTCTATGAGGTTAGAGCTCTTGCTAATTTTCCTCCAAATTTTTATAGGATTGttcattccatagaaattttaaaAGATATGATAGGATTCAATCTTTTGTTTCAAAGATCTtcctaagattttttttcctataggattaaaatcttccaaaatttctatgtttttcctataaATCAAAGGAGCAGTGAACTTAGACCATTGGCATAGTTGAGGGATAAAATACaaggtttttttaaagaaaaattgaaGTGTAGATAGATTCTCTCTTCTATGAAGTCAACGTTACGAATCAAGTTCAGTTGACGTGGTACACATAAACATCTCATTAgctcagaaaaaaaatggagtttAAATTATTGCCCTAAACAATATACTCCTATCCtaccaaaatatagcaacctaattGATTATACAACACCTAACAACACAAATTTTAGCCATATTCATTAACTCCGGGACAGGGGCAACGCTACAGTCGAATCATTGGGGTTAGTCGACCCTGACGATTTTGTGAACATCTCGTAGTTATTTTTAGTTTGTATCAGGGTTCACCTCTTCGACTTAGTATTGGATTCCGAACCATTGTGGTATgacttttcttttccaaaatttgataaattttggtcaaattttactgtttcaaatttgaattctcaAAATGAAACTTAATTTGGAATCTACTTTTGTCCCATATCAAAACATCGAAATTGTGTGGTTTCCAACATGTTTTGGTTGAAAACATAAACTTTAGTTAGTACTGACCCCGGATAGTGCTCCATGGAAAGGTAACTTTTTACAGGACAGTGCTGAACCCACGGctgatatatatactccatttgTCCATAAAAAATAATCTAGTACCGGATGTAATATATTCTAGTACCACGTCTGAACAAAAGCCTATCTAAATTTGTAGTATTATGATGTATCACATTCGgtactagattgatttttatgggcgggagggagtattttattgCATGTAAACATTCCTGAGCAGTAGAGTAAGATTCTGTTCCCAGCAAAGAGAGCTTGGTCACTATTCTATTGCTGTCCAGTTTAGCTATCTGCTCAGAATCTACAGACTGATAATATATAAGAATCCAGAGTTCTTGAGTAGTAATGAGTAAGTACATCTGAACCTCACCAGCCGGCTCATCATCATATCCATGTGAGCCATTGCAGGTTTTCCATCCTGAGCGCTGCTTTGGAACCAAATTTTATCAGCTAATAGGATGGGATCAACTTGCAGATAAGATGCCTCTGACCatatcaccaccaccaccactagtgTGAAATGGAGACTTTAAACAGCCATTCCATGTTCCAACTTTCACAGGTCATACTAGTTTCTTTCAGACTTTCATTAGGCATGGAAATCATACCAACA harbors:
- the CPK24 gene encoding calcium-dependent protein kinase 24; protein product: MQPDPSGSGGDGNANAKAKLAPPPVTAAGGRPVSVLPHKTANVRDHYRIGKKLGQGQFGTTYLCVDKASGGEFACKSIPKRKLLCREDYEDVWREIQIMHHLSEHPNVVRIRGAYEDALFVHIVMELCAGGELFDRIVAKGHYTERAAAQLIRTIVAVVEGCHSLGVMHRDLKPENFLFASAAEDAPLKATDFGLSMFYKPGDKFSDVVGSPYYVAPEVLQKCYGPESDVWSAGVILYILLCGVPPFWAETEAGIFRQILRGKLDFESEPWPSISDSAKDLVRNMLCRDPTKRLTAHEVLCHPWIVDDAVAPDKPIDSAVLSRLKHFSAMNKLKKMALRVIAESLSEEEIGGLKELFKMIDTDDSGTITFDELKEGLKRVGSELTEHEIQALMEAADIDNSGTIDYGEFIAATLHMNKLEREENLVSAFSFFDKDGSGFITIDELSQACREFGLDDLHLEDMIKDVDQNNDGQIDYSEFTAMMRKGNAGGAGRRTMRNSLQLNLGEILNPSNS